One Caretta caretta isolate rCarCar2 chromosome 6, rCarCar1.hap1, whole genome shotgun sequence genomic region harbors:
- the ACP2 gene encoding lysosomal acid phosphatase isoform X2 gives MAAPLALLLGISLALAPPLAQARSLRFVTLLYRHGDRSPVRAYPRDPHQESAWPQGFGQLTQVGMLQQWDLGQSLRKRYHGFLNASYNRQEIFIRSTDYDRTLMSAEANLAGLYPPQGQQVFNPNVSWQPIPVHSVPDSGEKLLKFPLSPCPRYEQLQNETRQSAEYINKTRQNLGFLEMVANQTGIQDVSLESVWSIYDTLFCEQTHRLLLPPWVTPDVMTQLKQLKDFGFEFLFGIHQQMEKARLQGGVLLAQIRKNMTSAANASAPQHLKLLAYSAHDTTLVALQMALNVYNGRQAPYASCHIFELYQDDDSNFSVEMFFHNESGREPFPLTLPGCAQRCPLPDFLQLTDPIIPQDWARECQVASNVQDTGPRF, from the exons ATGGCGGCTCCTCTCGCGCTGCTGCTGGGCATCAGCCTCGCGCTGGCACCGCCCCTGGCTCAAGCTCGGAGCCTGCGTTTCGTTACCCTG CTGTACCGCCACGGGGACCGCTCCCCAGTGAGGGCCTATCCTCGGGACCCCCATCAGGAGAGCGCGTGGCCCCAGGGATTTGGGCAGCTCACCCAG GTTGGGATGCTGCAACAATGGGATCTGGGCCAGTCACTCCGGAAGCGTTACCATGGATTCCTGAACGCCTCATACAATAGGCAGGAG ATTTTCATTCGCAGCACAGATTACGACCGGACACTGATGAGTGCAGAGGCCAATCTGGCAGGACTGTATCCCCCACAAGGACAACAGGTGTTCAACCCCAATGTTTCCTGGCAGCCAATCCCTGTACACTCTGTGCCTGACTCTGGGGAGAAG CTGCTGAAGTTTCCATTATCCCCTTGCCCGCGGTATGAGCAGCTACAGAATGAAACCCGGCAATCAGCAGAGTACATAAATAAAACCAGACAGAATTTG GGGTTCCTGGAGATGGTGGCAAATCAGACAGGGATCCAGGATGTGTCCCTGGAGTCTGTCTGGAGCATCTACGACACCCTTTTTTGTGAG caAACACATAGGCTGCTACTGCCGCCATGGGTGACCCCGGATGTCATGACTCAGTTGAAGCAACTAAAAGACTTTGGCTTTGAATTCCTGTTTGGGATCCACCAGCAGATGGAGAAAGCTCGTCTGCAGGGTG GGGTCCTGCTGGCTCAGATAAGGAAAAACATGACCTCAGCAGCAAATGCGTCTGCACCCCAGCATCTGAAATTACTCGCCTACTCAGCA CATGACACAACACTTGTGGCACTGCAGATGGCTCTGAATGTCTACAATGGGAGACAAGCACCATATGCCTCATGTCACATATTTGAGCTGTACCAAGATGATGACAG TAACTTTTCTGTGGAGATGTTTTTCCACAACGAGAGTGGGAGGGAGCCTTTTCCACTGACgctgcctggctgtgcccagCGCTGCCCCTTGCCGGATTTCCTGCAGCTCACTGACCCCATCATTCCCCAGGACTGGGCGCGCGAATGCCAGGTAGCAAGCAATGTTCAGGACACAG GTCCCAGATTTTGA
- the ACP2 gene encoding lysosomal acid phosphatase isoform X1 has protein sequence MAAPLALLLGISLALAPPLAQARSLRFVTLLYRHGDRSPVRAYPRDPHQESAWPQGFGQLTQVGMLQQWDLGQSLRKRYHGFLNASYNRQEIFIRSTDYDRTLMSAEANLAGLYPPQGQQVFNPNVSWQPIPVHSVPDSGEKLLKFPLSPCPRYEQLQNETRQSAEYINKTRQNLGFLEMVANQTGIQDVSLESVWSIYDTLFCEQTHRLLLPPWVTPDVMTQLKQLKDFGFEFLFGIHQQMEKARLQGGVLLAQIRKNMTSAANASAPQHLKLLAYSAHDTTLVALQMALNVYNGRQAPYASCHIFELYQDDDSNFSVEMFFHNESGREPFPLTLPGCAQRCPLPDFLQLTDPIIPQDWARECQVASNVQDTELIVALAVCGSILFLLIILLLTVVFRIQSQPPGYRHVSNEGEEQP, from the exons ATGGCGGCTCCTCTCGCGCTGCTGCTGGGCATCAGCCTCGCGCTGGCACCGCCCCTGGCTCAAGCTCGGAGCCTGCGTTTCGTTACCCTG CTGTACCGCCACGGGGACCGCTCCCCAGTGAGGGCCTATCCTCGGGACCCCCATCAGGAGAGCGCGTGGCCCCAGGGATTTGGGCAGCTCACCCAG GTTGGGATGCTGCAACAATGGGATCTGGGCCAGTCACTCCGGAAGCGTTACCATGGATTCCTGAACGCCTCATACAATAGGCAGGAG ATTTTCATTCGCAGCACAGATTACGACCGGACACTGATGAGTGCAGAGGCCAATCTGGCAGGACTGTATCCCCCACAAGGACAACAGGTGTTCAACCCCAATGTTTCCTGGCAGCCAATCCCTGTACACTCTGTGCCTGACTCTGGGGAGAAG CTGCTGAAGTTTCCATTATCCCCTTGCCCGCGGTATGAGCAGCTACAGAATGAAACCCGGCAATCAGCAGAGTACATAAATAAAACCAGACAGAATTTG GGGTTCCTGGAGATGGTGGCAAATCAGACAGGGATCCAGGATGTGTCCCTGGAGTCTGTCTGGAGCATCTACGACACCCTTTTTTGTGAG caAACACATAGGCTGCTACTGCCGCCATGGGTGACCCCGGATGTCATGACTCAGTTGAAGCAACTAAAAGACTTTGGCTTTGAATTCCTGTTTGGGATCCACCAGCAGATGGAGAAAGCTCGTCTGCAGGGTG GGGTCCTGCTGGCTCAGATAAGGAAAAACATGACCTCAGCAGCAAATGCGTCTGCACCCCAGCATCTGAAATTACTCGCCTACTCAGCA CATGACACAACACTTGTGGCACTGCAGATGGCTCTGAATGTCTACAATGGGAGACAAGCACCATATGCCTCATGTCACATATTTGAGCTGTACCAAGATGATGACAG TAACTTTTCTGTGGAGATGTTTTTCCACAACGAGAGTGGGAGGGAGCCTTTTCCACTGACgctgcctggctgtgcccagCGCTGCCCCTTGCCGGATTTCCTGCAGCTCACTGACCCCATCATTCCCCAGGACTGGGCGCGCGAATGCCAGGTAGCAAGCAATGTTCAGGACACAG AACTGATTGTGGCTCTGGCTGTCTGTGGatccatcctcttcctcctcattatCCTCCTCCTGACTGTCGTTTTCCGCATACAGTCCCAGCCACCTGGTTACCGGCATGTTTCCAACgagggagaagagcagccatgA